One Streptomyces sp. NBC_00102 DNA segment encodes these proteins:
- a CDS encoding glycosyl hydrolase family 28-related protein: MARSGKGISRGRAGRRTVAAVVAAAGICLGIGGGTAAGADTAGAARTSAARTGAAGPAAPVVTRAGLDPALVAGAGADLGFAEQEAENAVTDGKVIGPGRSAYTLPAEASGRRAVTLEPGQYVEFTLPSAANAITVRYSIPDAPGGGGITAPLDVTATGRGGTAAGHATVTPTTKKSLTLTSQYSWLYNQYPFSNDPNAGLLHADWWITECGCVPAATSPAPVIAKPFRPSHFYDEQRLPLGRTYRAGDTVRLSVPVRAGAVATTVDVLDSHLVAPPRVLTLAANVLVFGADPTGRRDSAGALDRAIAFARRAHLTVYIPPGTYRVDRHILVDDVTIEGAGSWYTVIKGRQVALETPAKDGSVHTGVGFYGKDAAAGGSRDVRLSGFAVEGDVRERIDTDQVNGVGGALSDSVIEGLYVHHTKVGMWFDGPMSNLRITGNVITDQIADGLNFHTGVTDSVVRNNFVRNSGDDALALWSEKGADARNTVDHNTVQSPVLANGIAVYGGTDTTVSHNLVADPVREGSALHVGSRFGSEPFTGYLRFTGNTTVRAGTYELNWNIGLGAIWFYALERNIDADIRVTGDRYLDSTYNAIMLVADWPVKDTYGISNVHFKDVRVDGTGTSVVSARAAGSASFENVDARNVGAVGINNCGSFNFPSTGSEFALNDLGGNDGGGTTGPWFGAWQLPNTLTCDDRPPVVAPPAPSAW; this comes from the coding sequence ATGGCACGGAGCGGCAAGGGGATCAGCAGGGGAAGGGCGGGGCGGAGAACCGTGGCGGCCGTCGTCGCCGCGGCGGGGATCTGCCTCGGGATCGGTGGCGGTACGGCGGCCGGGGCGGACACCGCCGGAGCCGCCCGTACCAGCGCCGCCCGTACCGGCGCCGCCGGGCCCGCCGCGCCCGTGGTGACCCGGGCCGGGCTGGACCCGGCCCTGGTCGCGGGAGCGGGCGCGGACCTCGGGTTCGCCGAGCAGGAGGCGGAGAACGCCGTCACCGACGGGAAGGTCATCGGCCCCGGCCGGAGCGCCTACACCCTCCCCGCCGAGGCGTCGGGGCGGCGAGCGGTCACCCTGGAGCCGGGCCAGTACGTCGAGTTTACGCTGCCGAGCGCCGCCAACGCGATCACCGTGCGGTACAGCATCCCGGACGCCCCGGGCGGCGGCGGCATCACGGCCCCGCTCGACGTGACCGCCACCGGCCGGGGTGGAACGGCAGCAGGACACGCGACCGTGACGCCCACGACGAAGAAGTCGCTCACCCTGACGTCCCAGTACTCCTGGCTCTACAACCAGTATCCGTTCTCCAACGACCCGAACGCCGGTCTGCTGCACGCCGATTGGTGGATCACCGAGTGCGGCTGCGTGCCGGCCGCCACCAGCCCCGCACCGGTGATCGCCAAGCCGTTCCGGCCCAGCCACTTCTACGACGAGCAGCGCCTCCCACTGGGCCGGACCTACCGGGCGGGCGACACCGTCCGGCTCTCCGTGCCCGTCCGCGCCGGGGCGGTGGCGACGACCGTCGACGTCCTCGACTCGCACCTGGTGGCACCGCCGCGGGTGCTGACCCTCGCGGCGAACGTGCTCGTCTTCGGTGCGGACCCGACCGGCCGGAGGGACTCGGCGGGCGCCCTCGACCGCGCCATCGCCTTCGCCCGGCGCGCGCACCTCACCGTGTACATCCCGCCGGGCACGTACCGGGTCGACCGGCACATCCTCGTGGACGACGTCACGATCGAGGGTGCCGGAAGCTGGTACACGGTCATCAAGGGACGCCAAGTCGCCCTGGAAACACCGGCGAAGGACGGTTCCGTGCACACCGGGGTCGGCTTCTACGGCAAGGACGCGGCGGCCGGCGGCAGCCGTGACGTGCGTCTCTCGGGCTTCGCCGTCGAGGGCGACGTGCGCGAGCGCATCGACACCGACCAGGTGAACGGTGTCGGCGGGGCGCTCAGCGACTCCGTGATCGAGGGGCTGTACGTCCACCACACCAAGGTCGGCATGTGGTTCGACGGGCCGATGTCGAACCTGCGGATCACCGGCAACGTCATCACCGACCAGATCGCCGACGGCCTCAACTTCCATACGGGAGTGACCGATTCGGTCGTACGGAACAACTTCGTGCGCAACTCCGGCGACGACGCCCTCGCCCTGTGGTCGGAGAAGGGCGCGGACGCCCGCAACACCGTCGACCACAACACCGTGCAGTCCCCGGTCCTCGCCAACGGCATCGCGGTCTACGGCGGTACGGACACCACCGTCTCCCACAACCTCGTCGCCGACCCGGTCCGCGAGGGCAGCGCCCTGCACGTGGGCTCCCGCTTCGGCTCCGAACCCTTCACCGGGTACCTCCGGTTCACCGGCAACACCACCGTCCGCGCCGGTACGTACGAACTGAACTGGAACATCGGGCTCGGCGCCATCTGGTTCTACGCCCTGGAGCGGAACATCGACGCGGACATCCGGGTCACCGGGGACCGCTACCTCGACAGCACCTACAACGCGATCATGCTGGTGGCGGACTGGCCGGTGAAGGACACGTACGGGATCAGCAACGTGCACTTCAAGGACGTACGGGTCGACGGCACCGGCACCTCGGTGGTCAGCGCCCGCGCCGCCGGGTCGGCGTCCTTCGAGAACGTGGACGCCCGCAACGTCGGCGCGGTCGGCATCAACAACTGCGGATCGTTCAACTTCCCGTCCACTGGCTCGGAGTTCGCCCTGAACGACCTCGGCGGCAACGACGGCGGCGGCACCACCGGTCCGTGGTTCGGCGCCTGGCAACTGCCGAACACCCTCACCTGCGACGACCGTCCGCCGGTCGTCGCACCCCCGGCACCCTCCGCCTGGTGA
- a CDS encoding siderophore-interacting protein — translation MAKTPRLMPKHPVLFRGEVVRSERFSPSMQRVTITGANLGDFPWLGYDHWFRLFLRKPHQQEFVMPELAGAKRWWDPYFALPEDVRPHCANYTVAGFRPEAAEMDIDFVVHFGPEGLPEGGAAIWACAARPGDPVALLDQGRIFDRPDDATEVLVVADESGLPSTAGILRSLPRDTVGRVIQEVPLAEDIRALDAPPGVSVAWVVRDDASAVPGAAALEELLRHGAVDAGAYAFVVGESTLATEGRRHLVRAGVPKDRITFSGFWKSERTERVARVA, via the coding sequence GTGGCGAAGACTCCCCGGCTCATGCCGAAGCATCCCGTTCTGTTCCGCGGCGAAGTGGTCCGCAGCGAGCGTTTCTCCCCGTCGATGCAGCGGGTGACGATCACCGGTGCCAACCTCGGGGACTTCCCCTGGCTGGGATATGACCACTGGTTCCGCCTCTTCCTGCGCAAGCCGCACCAGCAGGAGTTCGTGATGCCGGAGCTCGCCGGCGCGAAGCGCTGGTGGGACCCATACTTCGCCCTCCCCGAGGACGTACGGCCGCACTGCGCCAACTACACCGTGGCCGGATTCCGCCCCGAAGCCGCCGAGATGGACATCGACTTCGTGGTGCACTTCGGCCCCGAGGGCCTGCCCGAGGGCGGCGCGGCGATCTGGGCGTGCGCGGCCCGTCCCGGCGACCCGGTCGCCCTGCTGGACCAGGGCCGCATCTTCGACCGCCCGGACGACGCCACCGAGGTCCTGGTGGTCGCCGACGAGAGCGGCCTGCCGTCCACGGCGGGCATCCTCCGCTCGCTGCCGCGCGACACCGTGGGGCGGGTCATCCAGGAGGTCCCGCTCGCCGAGGACATCCGCGCGCTGGACGCACCGCCCGGCGTCTCCGTGGCCTGGGTCGTCCGCGACGACGCCTCGGCCGTGCCCGGAGCGGCCGCACTGGAGGAACTCCTCCGCCACGGCGCCGTGGACGCGGGCGCGTACGCCTTCGTCGTCGGCGAATCGACCCTCGCCACCGAGGGCCGCCGCCACCTGGTCCGCGCGGGCGTCCCGAAGGACCGGATCACCTTCTCGGGCTTCTGGAAGAGCGAGCGCACGGAGCGGGTCGCGCGGGTCGCCTGA
- a CDS encoding NADH:flavin oxidoreductase, which yields MTDVNTTPAAQRATEALSRPFTVRGLTSRNRIAMAPMTREFSPGGVSGQDVAEYYARRAAGGVGLIITEGTYVDHASAGTSDRVPRFHGEDAFAGWAGVVDAVHREGGAIIPQLWHVGVTRAEGAPPVIDAEPVGPSGLSLAGEPKGRAMTQGDLDDVIAAFAKAAAAAERLGFDGVELHGAHGYLIDQFLWAGSNRRTDAYGGDIAARTRFAAEIVAACRAAVSDSFPLFFRLSQWKMGAYEAKVAQSPEELDALLTPLAEAGVDVFHASTRRYWLPEFDGSDLNLAGWVKKISGRPTVTVGSVGLDGEFFQAFRGQGSPVTGIEQLLERIERDEFDLVAVGRALIADPEWAAKTLAGRTGDIAPFGAEMLKSLR from the coding sequence GTGACCGATGTGAACACCACCCCCGCAGCCCAGCGCGCGACGGAAGCCCTCTCGCGTCCCTTCACCGTGCGCGGACTGACCTCCCGCAACCGGATCGCGATGGCGCCGATGACGCGTGAGTTCTCCCCGGGCGGCGTTTCCGGCCAGGACGTGGCGGAGTACTACGCCCGCCGCGCCGCCGGCGGGGTGGGGCTGATCATCACCGAGGGCACCTATGTCGACCACGCCTCCGCCGGCACCAGCGACCGGGTGCCGCGCTTCCACGGCGAGGACGCGTTCGCCGGCTGGGCCGGTGTCGTGGACGCCGTGCACCGCGAGGGCGGCGCGATCATTCCCCAGCTGTGGCACGTGGGCGTGACCCGCGCCGAGGGCGCTCCGCCGGTCATCGACGCGGAGCCGGTCGGACCTTCCGGCCTGTCCCTCGCGGGCGAGCCCAAGGGCCGCGCCATGACGCAGGGGGACCTCGACGACGTGATCGCGGCCTTCGCCAAGGCCGCCGCGGCGGCCGAGCGGCTCGGCTTCGACGGTGTCGAGCTGCACGGCGCCCACGGCTATCTCATCGACCAGTTCCTCTGGGCGGGCAGCAACCGCCGCACCGACGCCTACGGCGGTGACATCGCGGCGCGCACCCGCTTCGCGGCCGAGATCGTGGCGGCCTGCCGGGCGGCCGTGTCGGACTCCTTCCCCCTGTTCTTCCGCCTGTCCCAGTGGAAGATGGGCGCGTACGAAGCGAAGGTCGCGCAGTCGCCGGAGGAGCTGGACGCCCTGCTCACACCGTTGGCCGAGGCCGGTGTGGACGTCTTCCACGCGTCGACCCGCCGCTACTGGCTGCCGGAGTTCGACGGTTCCGACCTGAACCTCGCCGGCTGGGTGAAGAAGATCAGCGGACGACCGACGGTCACCGTCGGCTCGGTCGGCCTGGACGGGGAGTTCTTCCAGGCGTTCCGGGGCCAGGGCTCCCCGGTCACCGGTATCGAGCAGCTGCTGGAACGGATCGAGCGCGACGAGTTCGACCTGGTGGCGGTCGGCCGCGCCCTGATCGCCGACCCCGAGTGGGCGGCGAAGACGCTGGCCGGGCGGACCGGGGACATCGCCCCGTTCGGTGCGGAGATGCTGAAGTCGCTGCGCTGA